From the genome of Lotus japonicus ecotype B-129 chromosome 6, LjGifu_v1.2, one region includes:
- the LOC130723915 gene encoding uncharacterized protein LOC130723915, with protein MEAIGSCSDRPPKSFSIPIDLREEHMRLPAFFYGKKKSQIKNDVELTDPMGNCVTIGVMTGSSGVVLWDAVPKLVKFYGLKKNHDMVFVYEGENRFRIEIFDENKKHFPYPILVKQEYEEPPKEIVDLSSDTEDEVEKAGGVANRVHAVAQVDNQIDYSFTKVVTTSVAKGSQTLPLPRSVIREYLSHNNWENLVLKKEGAKKPYRCKLFGRKRLRFTDYHLGGDGLYHFISDNKLAEGDRLHFTANEINNIVQVKIVRRNGNGN; from the exons ATGGAAGCTATTGGTAGTTGCAGTGATAGACCCCCAAAAAGTTTTTCTATTCCTATAGACTTGAGAGAGGAACACATGAGACTTCCTGCATTTTTTTATGGAAAGAAAAAGTCTCAAATTAAGAATGATGTTGAGCTTACTGATCCCATGGGCAACTGTGTGACAATTGGGGTAATGACGGGAAGTTCAGGAGTTGTTCTTTGGGATGCTGTCCCTAAACTAGTGAAGTTTTATGGACTGAAAAAGAATCATGATATGGTATTTGTTTATGAAGGGGAAAATCGTTTTAGAATTGAAATTTTTGATGAAAACAAGAAACATTTTCCATATCCAATTCTTGTTAAACAAGAGTATGAAGAACCACCAAAAGAGATAGTTGATTTGAGTTCTGACACTGAGGACGAGGTTGAGAAAGCTGGTGGAGTTGCCAATCGTGTTCATGCAGTTGCCCAGGTTGATAATCAAATTGATTATAGTTTTACTAAAGTTGTGACTACCTCAGTTGCCAAAGGAAGTCAGACTCTG CCCTTGCCGCGGTCTGTTATTCGTGAATATCTTAGTCATAACAATTGGGAAAATCTGGTGCTGAAGAAGGAGGGTGCTAAGAAACCGTATCGTTGCAAGTTGTTTGGGAGGAAGAGACTTCGGTTCACTGATTATCATCTCGGTGGGGATGGGCTTTATCACTTTATTAGTGACAACAAATTAGCCGAAGGTGACCGCCTCCATTTCACGGCTaatgagataaataatattGTTCAAGTTAAGATTGTACGTCGTAATGGCAATGGCAACTAG